A section of the Lynx canadensis isolate LIC74 chromosome A1, mLynCan4.pri.v2, whole genome shotgun sequence genome encodes:
- the REEP2 gene encoding receptor expression-enhancing protein 2 isoform X1, producing MVSWIISRLVVLIFGTLYPAYSSYKAVKTKNVKEYVKWMMYWIVFAFFTTAETLTDIVLSWFPFYFELKIAFVIWLLSPYTKGSSVLYRKFVHPTLSNKEKEIDEYITQARDKSYETMMRVGKRGLNLAANAAVTAAAKGQGVLSEKLRSFSMQDLTLIRDEDALPLQGPDSRLRPNPGSLLDTIEDLGDDPALNLRSSTNQADPRTETSEDDMGDKAPKRVKPVKKVPKAEPLASKTLKTRPKKKTSGGGDLA from the exons atGGTGTCCTGGATCATCTCTCGCCTGGTGGT GCTCATCTTTGGCACCTTGTACCCAGCCTATTCTTCCTACAAGGCCGTGAAGACAAAAAACGTGAAGGAATAT GTGAAATGGATGATGTACTGGATCGTCTTTGCCTTCTTCACCACGGCTGAGACACTCACGGATATTGTGCTTTCCTG GTTCCCCTTCTACTTTGAGCTCAAGATCGCCTTTGTGATATGGCTGCTGTCCCCTTATACCAAGGGCTCCAGCGTGCTCTACCGCAAGTTCGTGCACCCGACACTGTCCAACAAGGAGAAG GAAATCGACGAATACATCACACAGGCCCGAGACAAGAGCTATGAGACCATGATGAGAGTGGGCAAGAGAGGCCTGAACCTGGCTGCCAATGCTGCAGTCACCGCTGCTGCCAAG GGCCAGGGGGTGCTATCAGAGAAGCTCCGAAGCTTCAGCATGCAGGACCTGACCCTGATCCGGGACGAGGATGCACTGCCCCTGCAGGGGCCTGACAGCCGTCTCCGACCCAACCCTGGCAGCCTCCTGGATACCATTGAGGACTTAG GAGATGACCCTGCCCTGAATTTAAGATCTAGCACAAACCAGGCAGATCCCCGGACAGAGACCTCTGAAGATGATATGGGAGACAAGGCCCCTAAGAGGGTCAAACCTGTCAAAAAAGTGCCCAAAGCTGAG CCACTGGCTTCCAAGACACTGAAGACCCGGCCCAAGAAGAAGACCTCTGGTGGGGGTGACTTGGCTTGA
- the REEP2 gene encoding receptor expression-enhancing protein 2 isoform X2 — MVSWIISRLVVLIFGTLYPAYSSYKAVKTKNVKEYVKWMMYWIVFAFFTTAETLTDIVLSWFPFYFELKIAFVIWLLSPYTKGSSVLYRKFVHPTLSNKEKEIDEYITQARDKSYETMMRVGKRGLNLAANAAVTAAAKGVLSEKLRSFSMQDLTLIRDEDALPLQGPDSRLRPNPGSLLDTIEDLGDDPALNLRSSTNQADPRTETSEDDMGDKAPKRVKPVKKVPKAEPLASKTLKTRPKKKTSGGGDLA, encoded by the exons atGGTGTCCTGGATCATCTCTCGCCTGGTGGT GCTCATCTTTGGCACCTTGTACCCAGCCTATTCTTCCTACAAGGCCGTGAAGACAAAAAACGTGAAGGAATAT GTGAAATGGATGATGTACTGGATCGTCTTTGCCTTCTTCACCACGGCTGAGACACTCACGGATATTGTGCTTTCCTG GTTCCCCTTCTACTTTGAGCTCAAGATCGCCTTTGTGATATGGCTGCTGTCCCCTTATACCAAGGGCTCCAGCGTGCTCTACCGCAAGTTCGTGCACCCGACACTGTCCAACAAGGAGAAG GAAATCGACGAATACATCACACAGGCCCGAGACAAGAGCTATGAGACCATGATGAGAGTGGGCAAGAGAGGCCTGAACCTGGCTGCCAATGCTGCAGTCACCGCTGCTGCCAAG GGGGTGCTATCAGAGAAGCTCCGAAGCTTCAGCATGCAGGACCTGACCCTGATCCGGGACGAGGATGCACTGCCCCTGCAGGGGCCTGACAGCCGTCTCCGACCCAACCCTGGCAGCCTCCTGGATACCATTGAGGACTTAG GAGATGACCCTGCCCTGAATTTAAGATCTAGCACAAACCAGGCAGATCCCCGGACAGAGACCTCTGAAGATGATATGGGAGACAAGGCCCCTAAGAGGGTCAAACCTGTCAAAAAAGTGCCCAAAGCTGAG CCACTGGCTTCCAAGACACTGAAGACCCGGCCCAAGAAGAAGACCTCTGGTGGGGGTGACTTGGCTTGA
- the REEP2 gene encoding receptor expression-enhancing protein 2 isoform X3, which translates to MMYWIVFAFFTTAETLTDIVLSWFPFYFELKIAFVIWLLSPYTKGSSVLYRKFVHPTLSNKEKEIDEYITQARDKSYETMMRVGKRGLNLAANAAVTAAAKGQGVLSEKLRSFSMQDLTLIRDEDALPLQGPDSRLRPNPGSLLDTIEDLGDDPALNLRSSTNQADPRTETSEDDMGDKAPKRVKPVKKVPKAEPLASKTLKTRPKKKTSGGGDLA; encoded by the exons ATGATGTACTGGATCGTCTTTGCCTTCTTCACCACGGCTGAGACACTCACGGATATTGTGCTTTCCTG GTTCCCCTTCTACTTTGAGCTCAAGATCGCCTTTGTGATATGGCTGCTGTCCCCTTATACCAAGGGCTCCAGCGTGCTCTACCGCAAGTTCGTGCACCCGACACTGTCCAACAAGGAGAAG GAAATCGACGAATACATCACACAGGCCCGAGACAAGAGCTATGAGACCATGATGAGAGTGGGCAAGAGAGGCCTGAACCTGGCTGCCAATGCTGCAGTCACCGCTGCTGCCAAG GGCCAGGGGGTGCTATCAGAGAAGCTCCGAAGCTTCAGCATGCAGGACCTGACCCTGATCCGGGACGAGGATGCACTGCCCCTGCAGGGGCCTGACAGCCGTCTCCGACCCAACCCTGGCAGCCTCCTGGATACCATTGAGGACTTAG GAGATGACCCTGCCCTGAATTTAAGATCTAGCACAAACCAGGCAGATCCCCGGACAGAGACCTCTGAAGATGATATGGGAGACAAGGCCCCTAAGAGGGTCAAACCTGTCAAAAAAGTGCCCAAAGCTGAG CCACTGGCTTCCAAGACACTGAAGACCCGGCCCAAGAAGAAGACCTCTGGTGGGGGTGACTTGGCTTGA